The segment GTGCAGGTAAAGGTGGTATGTCAGTAACTTTCGTTACACCAAACGAAATGGGTTACTTACATGTTATTGAAAACTTAACGAAAAAACGTATGACAACTTTACGTCCACCGACTGAAAAAGAAGCATTCAAAGGACAACTAGGCGCTGCTATTGAACAAATCGAAGAAAAACTTGAAGAGAATGGCTTAGATAAATATCTGCAAACTGCGGATAAATTATTGGAAGAATACTCTGCTCAAGATTTAGTCGCTTTATTGTTGAAAACAATAGCCAAAGATCCATCAGATGCAACACCAGTAAAAATCACACCAGAACGTCCATTGCCTATGCAGAAAAAAGGCTACAACAAAAATGGTAAACGTGGTGGCGGAAGTGGCGGCGGAAACAACCGTAATCGTCGTGATAATGGCAACTACCGTGGCAACAAAAATTCAAAAGGTAGCGGTAGCTACAGCAAAAACCATAACAAACAAAAAGACAATGGTGGAAAACGCACAAACGACAAAAAACGTGGTTTCGTGATCCGCACGAACAACGACTAATCCACATGTAAAGTGGTGGTCTTAGAAGGACCATCCGAATAAGCCCGTCAGATCCAAAAATAGCTTACCTATTTTTGGCCTTGGCGGGCTTATTTTGTATTGTTTATTTGGCAATGATAGATAATGAAAAAAACAAACATACTCTCTCTTTCATTACATAAAGAAGTAGAGATCATAGGGTAAAAACCTACTAATAATGGGAAGTCTAAGAGTATTAAGTATAAATTTAACGTAGTTCCTCTTTTTAGTAGGTAATTTAGATAACTTTAATAAAAATGTTATTTAAAAAAATAAAATATTTAGCTTTTTTAGGATATAGCAACAAATTTTTGTTTTTTTTGTTTTTTTTGTTTATTAAGTAAAAATAATTTCTTTTTTTATGCGTGATCCATGGTAAATTAGAATTAATACCAATAAAATGATTTTATAAACAAACAAGGCGGAAAATGATTTATATATCAGCTGTTTTTCGAATTG is part of the Enterococcus mundtii genome and harbors:
- a CDS encoding cysteine peptidase family C39 domain-containing protein; the protein is MGINSNLPWITHKKRNYFYLINKKNKKNKNLLLYPKKAKYFIFLNNIFIKVI